The Pirellulales bacterium genome includes the window CGACGATTCGATCTAGCATTCTGACTGACGACCGTGTGACCTTCGGCGGTCGTCAGTCAGGATATCTACGGACATTTTGACTCGCCCCCTCTCATCCATCTGCCACACCTCCCCACTCTCGACATCCAACGCCGTCAACCACGCACCCGCGCAGCCTCCCGTATCCAAAGACAGACGGTGCCCTAAATTCAAAATCTCCCCTGACGGCTGCGGCGTATGACCAACATGGCTTGATCGCCGAAATCGTCGTAGTGCAGCAGACCGTCAATGATCGCATCAGCGTCCAGTTCGCCAAGCAAATCGTAGACCTGCTCCGCTGGTACCGAAACGCCGTGAAATGCCAGCACAACGTTGATATCTTCAACCGTGACTTCCCAAGCGGTCATTGTGCCTCCTTCCTGCGTCGCTCATCCCAAGCCTTCTTGACTCGAAAGAATGTCGCTCGTGATTTGTTCCGTGCCTCAGTCCAATAATGCTCCTGCAACGCGGTCGATGCTGGATACTGTTCAACAGCAGCATGCAACATAAGAGCATCGCGACAACGCAGGGTTATATCAGTCTGGCTGGGAAGCTGAAGCCAGCGGCTCAGAACGTATATGTGCCTGAGTTGGCAATTGCGTCCGTTTAGTCCTCTGGAGTGCGGCGATATCAAATAGACATGGAACAGACTTTTCTTACGGTCTATAAATCGACGTAACTCAGTGGCCGAGGCGGGGATCGAACCCGCACACCGGTTACCCGATACGGGATTTTAAGTCGTGAAGCAGCCCTACTCCGCACGACGACACGCTACGCGAATGCGTGATCTCCCGATGAATCTCGCATTCGATACACGGGCGACATAGGGTGCCTTCGCACTGCTGTGGACTGTTGGTGGACTGTAAATGCAACGCCTTCGTCGCAACGGTGGTTGACGGTTTTTGTGGGACAGATGTAGGCTATGTAACGCCGGTCCGCGCCTCATGAACGCGGAGCCTGGGTGCCGTCAGGATCGTTTCTCCATTCGGTCCGGCTGCGCCTGGGCGTGCCCGGCAAATGGAGAACTTCTGCCATGGATGGTTCCAACGTGGCGCCCGATCCGAGTCGGCGCATTCCCTCCGATTTTCGCCGCCGCCTTAAATCGGTCGGTAGCAACTTGCGACCTAAGCGGATCGCCAAAGGCGTAAAGTTCCCCATGCCGCCTGGCAATGATGGGCCGCATCGGCTTGAAATGACGGCCTTTCTTAAGAAGTTCGTCGGTGGCCCACACGAGCGGAAGGTCTTCAATGCCTATTTTGACCTGTCCCGGTCGAGTCTTTCCGACGAACCCTTAATTGAAGACGCGGCGGCAAAAGCGGGGCTAACTCGTGACGAGTACGTTTGCCTCGAAACGCTTGACGGGCTCCGCAGATTCACAGCTGAGAGCGGCTTACTACGCGCAGATGCGGCCGTAGCTAACCAGGACGTCCCGTCATATCTCGGCGATGGTAAACTCCGCATTGGATTACAAGTGCTTGCGCTCGGCATGACGGAGGACGACGTCGTTCGCGCCATGATTTACGAACGCGGCTGCGCTAAATTGTCGGCGTTACCAGCTGGCGCGCCGAAAGTCCTAAAGAGAATGCGCTCGAAATATCCGGGTCTCGACATTCGATTGCCTGGAGGAAAAAGCAATGGTGGATATCGAATGACGATTGCCGACGCTCGGCATCAAATGGCAGCAACTGACTAGCATTGGCCCACGATCGGTTTTCGCTCGTCCCGTAGTATTCGGGCATGAGCGATTCCAAGTCATCTGATCTGCTGCGATCCCTCTCTGCGTCAGAACTCCGGCGACGGCTTTCAGAGGTCGATGCCGAGCGTGCTGCGCTACGCACGCTGCTCCGGGCTGCAGAACGGGCTGAATCGGCCCGTGAACGCGGCAGGGAGGCCAAGCCGTGAAACTCGACGCCTCTGACATTGCAGATCTGCATCACGTAATTACGGCCGCCGTCCGCGCAACGCTGCATGAAATCCAGGCTGAAGATGCAAAATTCGGCAATCAACTTGGATATACCGAGCCTCAGGCAGCGGCATTACTCGGCGTAGCAGCGCACGTACTGCGTGATTGCCGACTCCGCGGCGAGATCTCCGCTCGAAAAGTCGGCTGCCGCTACGTCTACTCTCGCGACTCGCTTTTGAGGTTCCTGTCGGGGAGCGCGAATGCGTGAGCTGGCCACCCGAAAAATTCGCTGCTGTCCCGTCAGAGGTCATCGCTATGACGGTCCTCTTAGGTCCGGCAGCAGTCGTTGTGTACGCGGCACTCGCGCTTCGCGCCGACAGGTCCGGGAAGTGCTGGCCGTCCATCGCGACGATTTGCCGCGACTGCGGCGGCCTGTCAACGTCCCACGTTCGCCGTTCTTTAGCGGCACTCGAGCGTGCACAGTTAGTCGAACGGCTGCCACGGAGGTCCCAAAGCGGTTTGAATCATTCGAATTGTTACCGCCTCTCTGCCACTCTTCCGAGTACTACCGCCGGTGACAGTACTACCGCCGACGAATCCTTTCAGGGGCGGTCAGCAGTACTACCGCCCGCGGCGGCGAGTACTACCGCCGGT containing:
- a CDS encoding helix-turn-helix domain-containing protein, which produces MKLDASDIADLHHVITAAVRATLHEIQAEDAKFGNQLGYTEPQAAALLGVAAHVLRDCRLRGEISARKVGCRYVYSRDSLLRFLSGSANA